A genomic segment from Leptolyngbya boryana PCC 6306 encodes:
- a CDS encoding molybdopterin oxidoreductase family protein: MADPTKTLCPYCGVGCGLEVLPPAIPGKAVNRDKDGTPLWNVRGDRTHPSSQGMVCVKGATIAESLHKDRLRFPMMRDALDQPFRRVTWEEALTKIVDRIRLVKFTQGVDAIGMYASGQFQTEDYYIAQKLMKGCLGTNNFDANSRLCMSSAVAGYLQSFGADGPPCCYEDLEQTDCAFLIGTNTAECHPIVFNRFRRYHKKNSDVKLIVVDPRCTETAAAADLHLAINPGTDIDLMYGIAHLLLRWGDLDKAFIESHTNGFEEFKEVIRHYPPDVVAIRCGIAETELLTAAHYWSSAKRVLSMWSMGVNQSSEGTAKVRAIINVHLMTGQIGKPGAGPFSLTGQPNAMGGREAGGLSHLLPGYRSVTNPGHRAELETFWQLPTGSISSNPGLTAWEMITGLETGNLGMLWVAATNPAVSMPDIERTKAALRQSPFTVYQECYYPTEMADYAHVLLPTTQWSEKTGVMTNSERRVTLCPQFRVAPGEARSDWEIFAEVGRRLGYRKQFAFNYAAEVYAEFVRLTRDRPCDQSGLSHTYLREMGATQWPFSSKAEPTQQKVEKAKRLYTDLKFHTPDGKARFSQVYSRGLAEPPDDNYPFVLTTGRLYGHWHTQSRTGRIEKIRQMYPNPFIEIHPRDAEKLGIQSDDWVEVRSRRGTARFPAKVTKAITPKTVFVPMHWGALWAENAEANALTHEIACPDSKQPELKACAVQLIPVKAIENSNASTHLVASPS, translated from the coding sequence ATGGCTGATCCAACTAAAACGCTCTGTCCATACTGCGGGGTTGGCTGCGGTTTGGAGGTGCTGCCGCCTGCGATTCCGGGGAAAGCAGTCAATCGAGATAAAGACGGAACGCCACTCTGGAATGTCCGAGGCGATCGCACTCATCCTTCTAGCCAGGGTATGGTCTGTGTGAAGGGTGCAACGATCGCTGAATCCCTGCACAAAGATCGCTTGCGTTTTCCGATGATGCGGGATGCATTGGATCAGCCTTTTCGTCGAGTGACTTGGGAAGAAGCGTTGACGAAAATTGTCGATCGCATTCGTCTAGTAAAGTTTACCCAAGGAGTCGATGCGATCGGCATGTATGCTTCAGGACAGTTTCAAACTGAAGATTACTACATCGCTCAAAAGCTGATGAAAGGCTGTTTAGGCACCAATAACTTTGATGCAAATTCGCGCCTGTGTATGTCTTCGGCTGTTGCAGGCTACCTTCAGAGCTTTGGAGCCGATGGACCGCCTTGTTGCTATGAGGATTTAGAACAAACTGATTGTGCTTTTCTGATTGGCACAAATACCGCAGAGTGTCACCCGATCGTGTTTAATCGCTTCCGTCGCTACCACAAGAAAAACTCCGATGTGAAGCTGATTGTCGTCGATCCTCGTTGCACTGAGACTGCTGCTGCTGCTGATCTCCATCTCGCAATTAATCCAGGAACAGATATTGATTTAATGTATGGAATTGCTCATCTTTTACTGAGATGGGGCGATTTAGACAAAGCTTTTATTGAATCTCATACGAATGGTTTTGAAGAATTTAAGGAAGTGATTCGCCACTATCCACCTGATGTCGTTGCGATTCGATGCGGCATTGCTGAAACCGAGCTTTTGACTGCGGCTCACTACTGGAGCAGCGCAAAGCGAGTCCTCTCCATGTGGTCAATGGGAGTGAATCAGTCGTCAGAAGGAACCGCCAAAGTTCGAGCAATTATCAATGTTCACTTAATGACTGGGCAAATTGGTAAACCTGGGGCTGGTCCTTTCTCGCTGACAGGACAACCGAATGCGATGGGGGGACGCGAAGCAGGTGGACTATCGCATCTGTTGCCGGGTTATCGATCGGTTACGAATCCAGGGCATCGGGCTGAACTTGAGACATTCTGGCAACTCCCAACAGGCTCAATCTCGTCTAATCCCGGTCTAACCGCTTGGGAGATGATCACTGGACTCGAAACAGGTAACCTTGGAATGTTGTGGGTTGCAGCAACGAATCCGGCAGTGAGTATGCCCGACATTGAGCGAACGAAAGCTGCATTACGTCAATCTCCTTTTACGGTCTATCAGGAGTGTTACTATCCGACTGAGATGGCGGACTATGCTCATGTTTTGTTACCGACGACGCAATGGAGTGAGAAGACAGGCGTGATGACGAATTCCGAACGTCGTGTAACGTTGTGCCCTCAGTTTCGAGTCGCGCCGGGTGAAGCTCGATCGGATTGGGAGATTTTCGCAGAGGTTGGACGGAGATTAGGGTATCGCAAGCAGTTTGCTTTTAACTATGCGGCTGAAGTTTATGCAGAGTTTGTGCGGCTTACTCGCGATCGTCCTTGTGATCAGTCGGGATTGAGCCATACTTACTTACGAGAAATGGGTGCAACACAATGGCCCTTTTCAAGCAAAGCTGAACCGACGCAACAAAAAGTAGAAAAAGCAAAACGGCTTTATACCGATCTAAAATTCCATACGCCAGACGGGAAGGCGCGCTTTTCTCAGGTCTACTCACGTGGGCTTGCAGAGCCACCCGATGACAACTATCCGTTTGTGCTTACGACGGGTCGATTGTATGGGCATTGGCATACTCAGAGTCGTACTGGAAGAATTGAGAAGATTCGACAAATGTATCCGAATCCATTCATTGAGATTCATCCGCGGGATGCTGAAAAGTTGGGCATTCAATCGGATGATTGGGTGGAAGTACGATCGAGAAGAGGTACAGCCCGATTTCCGGCTAAAGTGACGAAAGCGATTACGCCTAAGACTGTCTTTGTTCCGATGCATTGGGGGGCGTTGTGGGCAGAAAACGCAGAAGCGAACGCCCTGACTCATGAGATTGCTTGTCCCGACTCTAAGCAGCCAGAACTGAAGGCCTGTGCCGTGCAATTGATTCCGGTGAAAGCGATCGAGAATTCTAATGCTTCAACTCATCTAGTTGCTTCGCCTTCTTGA
- a CDS encoding DUF1830 domain-containing protein, which yields MTSILCYYINTSHSIQQIRLHTTQLALDRMVFPSEKIVFESLPEERLEIYTYTENGLQLFQSIACSQLEVLSRTKGRT from the coding sequence ATGACTTCGATTCTTTGCTACTACATCAATACTTCTCATAGCATTCAGCAAATTCGATTACATACTACTCAGCTTGCGCTCGATCGTATGGTTTTTCCCAGTGAAAAAATTGTGTTTGAAAGCTTACCAGAAGAACGATTAGAGATTTATACTTACACAGAAAACGGGTTGCAGTTATTTCAATCGATTGCCTGTTCGCAGCTTGAAGTCTTATCGCGAACGAAAGGCAGAACTTGA
- a CDS encoding nitrate ABC transporter ATP-binding protein (This model describes the ATP binding subunits of ATP-binding cassette (ABC) transporters for nitrate transport, or for bicarbonate transport, in bacteria and archaea.), protein MQILSTPNPHTEANPLTPLVEVEGVSKVYPKKDGGEAVILENVNLTVNEGEFICVIGHSGCGKSTLLDMISGFRQPTAGEVRVAGKRVSEPGPDRMVVFQNYALLPWKTAFENIYLAVHAVYPDKSKAEKTDIVNKHLAMVGLEEAANKKPKQLSGGMKQRVSIARALSIYPEVLILDEPFGALDAITKEELQEELLQIWSQHKVTVLMITHDIDEALFLADRVVMMTNGPAATIGEIMEVPFPRPRERAALMEDPKYYTLRNYALDFLFGKYAHDDE, encoded by the coding sequence ATGCAAATTCTCTCAACTCCAAACCCACACACTGAAGCAAATCCACTCACTCCCCTAGTCGAAGTTGAGGGAGTTTCAAAGGTTTATCCTAAAAAAGACGGCGGAGAAGCAGTCATTCTTGAGAATGTCAATCTCACCGTTAATGAAGGCGAATTTATCTGCGTCATTGGTCACTCGGGCTGTGGCAAATCCACTTTACTAGATATGATTTCTGGCTTTCGTCAGCCGACCGCTGGTGAAGTCCGAGTCGCGGGCAAGCGGGTTTCTGAACCGGGTCCCGATCGTATGGTTGTGTTTCAGAACTATGCATTACTTCCTTGGAAAACAGCATTCGAGAACATTTATCTCGCAGTTCACGCCGTTTATCCTGACAAATCTAAGGCAGAGAAAACTGATATCGTCAACAAACATTTGGCGATGGTCGGACTCGAAGAAGCAGCCAACAAAAAGCCCAAGCAGCTATCGGGTGGAATGAAGCAACGAGTCTCGATCGCGCGTGCTTTGTCTATCTATCCAGAAGTGTTGATTCTTGATGAGCCATTTGGAGCATTGGATGCGATTACAAAAGAGGAACTTCAAGAAGAACTGCTCCAAATTTGGTCACAGCATAAAGTGACGGTCTTGATGATTACCCACGACATTGATGAAGCGTTGTTTCTTGCCGATCGCGTCGTGATGATGACCAATGGTCCTGCGGCAACGATTGGCGAAATCATGGAAGTTCCCTTCCCGCGTCCTCGCGAACGTGCTGCTTTAATGGAAGATCCAAAGTACTACACGTTGCGAAACTATGCACTTGACTTCCTGTTTGGGAAATACGCTCATGATGATGAATAG